Proteins co-encoded in one Dasypus novemcinctus isolate mDasNov1 chromosome 18, mDasNov1.1.hap2, whole genome shotgun sequence genomic window:
- the GGN gene encoding LOW QUALITY PROTEIN: gametogenetin (The sequence of the model RefSeq protein was modified relative to this genomic sequence to represent the inferred CDS: deleted 1 base in 1 codon): MGNVQSEPSAGGGSRKEQASDRASDSRRTSLVEPEVTPSSPAMRLARGLGVWFPGSSAPPGLLGPPEPQAPPSPLPLTLDLPSPATAPPEEAAAAAVSPPPPAPVGTLLPAPSKWRKPTGTAVPRICGLLEASHRGQGDPPSLRPLPPRPRQLTEEDPNPAPGAPAPTPPLLEPRKPPPPPPSDRQPLDRRITPAQVAPSATPTESQARDGGEGQTGGGVRGGAPPEAGEGEMAGPAASEAGLSLLCKVTFKSGPSLAPAAPSTSLAAKPPLGGGGGAGLFPASSGAISYAEVLKQGPLAPGATRPSGETLRGTQEAEGGDGDGEGCSGPPSASVSHSRSLPPPPYTTFPGSKPKFDWVSSPDGPERHFRFNGAAGGVGAPRRRAAALSGPWGSPPSLPPRQPHPAPGPRRPAPALLAPPMFIFPAPANGEPGHPGPPGPQELPPQPTPPPTPPPPPQPQPLLPTPPPVARPSTPCPGLVESALAPAPAPAPTPVLATDQAPAPAAAPAPTPSPAPVPTAAEPSLPAPAPAPAPAPAPAPPPAKARTRRNKGPRAARGTTREDGAPGDGPRARTAANVTDGGGGSAGGGAAPVGAATTGAAHHWPPFQVLNSCPCKCYCRHQPRHRRLPRNVSAWLSTPTNHLSEPPWVATIKLAGSLVAGLDHYDLQATHSN; this comes from the exons ATGGGGAACGTGCAGTCGGAGCCGTCCGCGGGCGGGGGCTCCCGAAAAGAGCAGGCTTCTGACCGAGCCTCCGACTCCCGCCGGACGTCCCTGGTGGAGCCCGAGGTGACCCCCTCCTCCCCGGCCATGCGCCTGGCTCGCGGGCTGGGCGTCTGGTTCCCTGGCAGCTCCGCGCCCCCGGGACTCCTGGGACCGCCggagccccaggccccaccctcgCCCCTGCCCCTGACCTTAGACCTACCCTCGCCAGCGACGGCCCCTCCAGAGGAGGCGGCGGCCGCTGCggtctccccaccaccccccgcT CCCGTGGGGACCCTGCTGCCCGCGCCGTCTAAGTGGCGAAAACCCACGGGCACCGCGGTGCCCCGGATCTGCGGCCTGCTGGAGGCGAGCCATCGTGGCCAGGGCGACCCTCCGAGCCTCCGCCCGCTGCCACCGCGGCCCCGGCAATTAACCGAAGAGGACCCAAATCCCGCCCCGGGAGCTCCGGCCCCGACTCCACCGCTCTTGGAGCCGCGGAAGCCGCCACCACCGCCACCTTCTGACCGGCAGCCCCTGGACCGCAGAATCACACCCGCTCAGGTCGCACCCTCCGCGACCCCCACAGAAAGCCAGGCCAGGGACGGCGGCGAGGGCCAGACCGGCGGCGGGGTCCGCGGAGGGGCGCCTCCCGAGGCCGGCGAGGGCGAAATGGCCGGGCCGGCGGCCTCCGAGGCCGGCCTGAGCCTGCTGTGTAAAGTCACCTTCAAATCAGGGCCCTCCTTAGCCCCTGCGGCGCCCTCGACTTCCTTAGCCGCCAAGCCCCCGCTCGGGGGCGGCGGAGGCGCAGGACTCTTCCCCGCCTCCTCGGGCGCCATCTCCTACGCCGAGGTCCTGAAGCAGGGACCCCTGGCTCCTGGGGCCACTCGGCCCTCCGGCGAGACCCTTCGGGGGACTCAGGAAGCCGAGGGCGGTGATGGAGACGGCGAGGGATGTTCTGGGCCGCCCTCGGCGTCTGTGTCCCACTCCCGGTCTCTACCGCCGCCACCCTATACCACCTTCCCAGGCTCGAAGCCCAAATTCGACTGGGTGAGCTCTCCGGATGGTCCTGAACGCCACTTTCGCTTCAACGGGGCTGCAGGAGGTGTCGGGGCGCCCCGACGGCGCGCGGCCGCGCTCTCGGGGCCCTGGGGCTCCCCGCCGTCGCTGCCTCCAAGGCAGCCGCACCCGGCTCCCGGGCCCCGGAGGCCTGCCCCCGCGCTGCTGGCGCCGCCCATGTTCATCTTCCCGGCGCCCGCCAACGGCGAGCCCGGGCACCCGGGGCCTCCCGGCCCGCAGGAGTTGCCGCCGCAGCCCACGCCGCCGCCCACGCCGCCCCCCCCTCCGCAGCCGCAGCCGCTCCTGCCAACGCCGCCCCCCGTGGCGCGCCCGTccaccccctgccctggcctggtggAGTCCGCCCTGGCTCCCGCCCCAGCCCCCGCTCCAACCCCGGTCTTGGCCACCGACCAGGCCCCAGCCCCGGCCGCGGCCCCCGCCCCAACCCCATCTCCGGCCCCAGTTCCCACCGCCGCCGAGCCGTCCCTGCCGGCGCCAGCGCCAGCGCCAGCACCTGCACCTGCACCTGCGCCGCCGCCCGCCAAGGCCCGTACGCGGAGGAACAAGGGTCCCCGCGCGGCCCGGGGCACGACCCGTGAGGATGGTGCACCTGGAGATGGTCCCCGCGCACGGACCGCGGCCAACGTGACTGACGGCGGTGGAGGGAGCGCTGGCGGCGGGGCCGCTCCGGTAGGGGCGGCTACCACGGGCGCAGCGCACCACTGGCCGCCCTTCCAGGTGCTTAACTCTTGTCCCTGCAAGTGCTACTGCCGCCACCAGCCACGCCATCGCCGCCTGCCTCGGAACGTGTCTGCCTG GCTGAGCACGCCCACCAACCACCTGAGCGAGCCACCCTGGGTGGCCACCATCAAGCTGGCTGGGTCCTTGGTGGCCGGGCTGGACCACTATGATCTGCAGGCCACCCATTCCAACTGA
- the SPRED3 gene encoding sprouty-related, EVH1 domain-containing protein 3 isoform X2, giving the protein MVRVRAVVMARDDSSGGWLPVGGGGLSQTTLECTLKPGLVYNKVNPIFHHWSLGDCKFGLTFQSPAEADEFQRSLLAALAALGRGSLTPSSSSSSPSQDTAETPCPLTSHVDSDSSSSHSRQETPPSATEAPIVTVESASGFGPATPPQRRRSSAQSYPPLLPFMGIPEPSEALAGAGGPGWGGRGYEDYRRAGPPAPLALSTCVVRFAKTDASRGTALGPPAALPAPLAEAEPPAPPARPPPGPGPGPAPAKASPEAEEAARCVHCRALFRRRADGRGGRCAEAPDPGRLLVRRLSCLWCAESLLYHCLSDAEGDFSDPCACEPGHPRPAARWAALAALSLAVPCLCCYAPLRACHWVAARCGCAGCGGRHEEAAR; this is encoded by the exons ATGGTGCGGGTCCGAGCTGTGGTGATGGCCCGAGATGACTCCAGTGGGGGCTGGCTGcctgtggggggcgggggcctCAGCCAG ACCACCCTGGAGTGCACCCTGAAGCCAGGCCTGGTTTACAACAAGGTGAAccccatcttccaccactggagcCTGGGTGACTGCAAGTTCGGGTTGACGTTCCAGAGCCCTGCTGAGGCTGATGAGTTCCAGAGGAGCCTGCTGGCCGCGCTGGCCGCACTGGGCCGAG gctcgctcaccccctcctcttcctcctcctccccttcccaggaCACGGCAGAGACCCCCTGCCCCTTAACG TCCCACGTGGACAGCGACTCCTCCTCCAGTCACAGCCGCCAGGAGACGCCGCCCTCGGCCACCGAGGCCCCCATCGTCACGGTGGAGTCAGCCTCGGGCTTCGGGCCGGCCACGCCCCCCCAGCGGCGCCGCTCCTCGGCTCAG AGCTATCCGCCTCTCCTGCCATTCATGGGAATTCCGGAGCCCTCGGAGGCCCTGGCCGGGGCTGGGGGTCCGGGCTGGGGCGGCCGCGGCTACGAGGATTACCGGCGCGCCGGGCCGCCCGCGCCTCTCGCCCTGTCCACCTGCGTCGTGCGCTTCGCCAAGACCGACGCGTCGAGGGGCACAGCCCTGGGGCCCCCCGCGGCACTCCCCGCCCCTCTGGCCGAGGCTGAGCCTCCAGCGCCGCCCGCTcgcccacccccaggccccggcCCGGGCCCGGCGCCCGCCAAAGCCTCCCCCGAGGCGGAGGAGGCGGCGCGCTGCGTGCACTGCCGCGCGCTCTTCCGCCGCCGCGCCGACGGGCGTGGGGGCCGCTGCGCCGAGGCCCCGGACCCGGGCCGCCTGCTCGTGCGCCGTCTCAGCTGCCTGTGGTGCGCCGAGAGCTTGCTCTACCACTGCCTGTCGGACGCCGAGGGCGACTTCTCGGACCCGTGCGCCTGTGAGCCGGGCCACCCGCGCCCCGCCGCGCGCTGGGCCGCGCTGGCCGCGCTCTCGCTCGCCGTGCCCTGCCTCTGCTGCTACGCGCCCCTGCGCGCGTGCCACTGGGTGGCGGCGCGATGCGGCTGCGCCGGCTGCGGGGGTCGCCACGAGGAGGCGGCGCGGTGA
- the SPRED3 gene encoding sprouty-related, EVH1 domain-containing protein 3 isoform X1, with product MVRVRAVVMARDDSSGGWLPVGGGGLSQVSVCRVRGARPEGGAHQGHYVIHGERLRDQKTTLECTLKPGLVYNKVNPIFHHWSLGDCKFGLTFQSPAEADEFQRSLLAALAALGRGSLTPSSSSSSPSQDTAETPCPLTSHVDSDSSSSHSRQETPPSATEAPIVTVESASGFGPATPPQRRRSSAQSYPPLLPFMGIPEPSEALAGAGGPGWGGRGYEDYRRAGPPAPLALSTCVVRFAKTDASRGTALGPPAALPAPLAEAEPPAPPARPPPGPGPGPAPAKASPEAEEAARCVHCRALFRRRADGRGGRCAEAPDPGRLLVRRLSCLWCAESLLYHCLSDAEGDFSDPCACEPGHPRPAARWAALAALSLAVPCLCCYAPLRACHWVAARCGCAGCGGRHEEAAR from the exons ATGGTGCGGGTCCGAGCTGTGGTGATGGCCCGAGATGACTCCAGTGGGGGCTGGCTGcctgtggggggcgggggcctCAGCCAGGTGAGCGTGTGTCGGGTCCGAGGGGCCAGGCCCGAGGGGGGGGCCCACCAGGGGCACTACGTCATCCACGGGGAGCGCCTCCGGGACCAGAAA ACCACCCTGGAGTGCACCCTGAAGCCAGGCCTGGTTTACAACAAGGTGAAccccatcttccaccactggagcCTGGGTGACTGCAAGTTCGGGTTGACGTTCCAGAGCCCTGCTGAGGCTGATGAGTTCCAGAGGAGCCTGCTGGCCGCGCTGGCCGCACTGGGCCGAG gctcgctcaccccctcctcttcctcctcctccccttcccaggaCACGGCAGAGACCCCCTGCCCCTTAACG TCCCACGTGGACAGCGACTCCTCCTCCAGTCACAGCCGCCAGGAGACGCCGCCCTCGGCCACCGAGGCCCCCATCGTCACGGTGGAGTCAGCCTCGGGCTTCGGGCCGGCCACGCCCCCCCAGCGGCGCCGCTCCTCGGCTCAG AGCTATCCGCCTCTCCTGCCATTCATGGGAATTCCGGAGCCCTCGGAGGCCCTGGCCGGGGCTGGGGGTCCGGGCTGGGGCGGCCGCGGCTACGAGGATTACCGGCGCGCCGGGCCGCCCGCGCCTCTCGCCCTGTCCACCTGCGTCGTGCGCTTCGCCAAGACCGACGCGTCGAGGGGCACAGCCCTGGGGCCCCCCGCGGCACTCCCCGCCCCTCTGGCCGAGGCTGAGCCTCCAGCGCCGCCCGCTcgcccacccccaggccccggcCCGGGCCCGGCGCCCGCCAAAGCCTCCCCCGAGGCGGAGGAGGCGGCGCGCTGCGTGCACTGCCGCGCGCTCTTCCGCCGCCGCGCCGACGGGCGTGGGGGCCGCTGCGCCGAGGCCCCGGACCCGGGCCGCCTGCTCGTGCGCCGTCTCAGCTGCCTGTGGTGCGCCGAGAGCTTGCTCTACCACTGCCTGTCGGACGCCGAGGGCGACTTCTCGGACCCGTGCGCCTGTGAGCCGGGCCACCCGCGCCCCGCCGCGCGCTGGGCCGCGCTGGCCGCGCTCTCGCTCGCCGTGCCCTGCCTCTGCTGCTACGCGCCCCTGCGCGCGTGCCACTGGGTGGCGGCGCGATGCGGCTGCGCCGGCTGCGGGGGTCGCCACGAGGAGGCGGCGCGGTGA